AGTCTGTGAGGCGACCTGCGACCCACACATTATAATTCACCCTTGTTATTGCAATAACGGGATGTCCCACCTGCAGTCTGTCTGTGCCTCTTTGACCCACCTTCAACTTCAGTAACCTCTTTTGGAAAAGGGGCGAATGATGCTCATATTCTTTGCTGTGATTGGTGAGGGTGGCTTTTGTTGATTTGACCATGAGTTTCCATTTATTTATTGCTTGCTAACTTGTGCACTCCCTAAtgtagggatttaaaaaaaaaaaaaaagtagtcctTGTACCTATAATTTCCCCTCATGGTCCCACAAGAGCCTCAACTCtaggctcctcagccatcacctctcttggatgGAGACCTTTTTGTCTGTGTCCCTCCTAACCAGGGTTTTTCCGGTCTTCATAGTTCCTTGCCTGCACTGAGAGTTGTTCAGCAGTCTGCCTTCCTGGAGCAGGCCTATTTCTGCACTTTGCTACCTCCGCAGGCTCTAAACAGTGTAATTGCCGCAGttgagttaccacacagctctttctaagcaagtacatttattcttaaggtaaaagcattagaacattaaaaaaataaacaagctTGCATGGATACCAATAAGCTTAACAGAGATCATCTCCCCAAGAGCTCCAGTTGGCGTCAGTCCTTTCAACCAttccctaaggattggggccctccCCTTTGACAAATCTGATCCTGTCTGTTTTGCTAGATCAGAACAAAGACTGAATAAATTTAAACTTAGACTCTCTCTAGTCCTTCCTTTTGTCCGTTGGCCTCTGGAGAATCCACTTTGAACTAATAAAAGGGAGCATCCTCAGGGGGTGGTACCTCGCTCTGGAGGTGTTACAACGTGAGGGAATTTGCCTAATTACCCCCTGCTGTTCGTAGTTCCTAAAAAGATGTGTttaccctcccccatggaattaCATATAATCCCTGTCCCATAATGATGCATAAACTTAATATGGTAGGATCTCACAAAGAGATTGTAGGCAATTGCCTAAAATGTCCGTCAAAGTCCCTGTAATGTTCTGTTAAAGAAACTTATGTGACAAATCTGGCTGAGAAAATAAGAAGTTGTtgatttgggggagaggggattgtATCTGGAGGTCATCAACTGTCCAAAGAATAAAGGAGCAACCTGTTTATCTCACAGTGTGAGTACAGGTGCAAGCCAGGACTGGGTTTACTCTGAATACATGTAATGTTAAGTGTGGCTGGTCCCAGATTTAGGAAATGGCATTGGGATCTggcattaatttaattttaatctaACTGCAAGTATTTTTGTAAAATTGATCTCTTTGTAGTAAAGATCTCTTCAGTGCTGTTTATACCAGTGGTTTGCAACCTATTTACCGCTGTAAATGTGATAAGTGTTTTATATGGGCCTGTAcgacctgtatggccctgaggatgtcacatggactgcagctgtgtgctgattggccCACAGGTTAAGAACTGCTGGTTTATACCATTTCTCTACAACGTTCAGTTGGAACCTTGCCACGTTCAGGTGGAGACTTTCGAATGGTCATTTACCATTTACTAACAAAGAGGTAATCTACCAGAAACTGGCTGCTGGATGAATTACAGTTTTACACTATGAAACATGAGTTTCTTTCAGATCTTGCTCATAGTGGTAAGTGTCTGACTATCTTTCTTTCTGCCTAACTTTATGTGAGGCTCTCCTTATGCCTAAGGATCAGAAACTTCTTAGAACGAAACCTGTACTGAAGGGATTGCAAATAATTGTTTTAGGGGTTTTGTACTCCGCATCTGGGCAAGCAGTGAGTGGCCTGATAAAACTGTTGATTGGGGACTCTGGAGTAGGGAAGAGTAATCTTGGGTCATGTTTCACATGGATTGAGTTGAAGTTTCCCAAGTCATAAAATATTATCATTAATTCCTCCCACAAATATCAAGATAAATGATTAATTTTGATTTCTTCCAGTTGTGTTGATTGGGGACTCTGGAGTAGGGAAGAGTAATCTTCTGTCACGCTTCACTCGCAATGAGTTCAACCTTGAGAGTAAGAGCACCATCGGGGTGGAATTTGCCACCAGAAGCATCCAAGTGGATGGGAAGACGATAAAAGCTCAGATCTGGGACACTGCAGGGCAGGAACGATATCGTGCCATAACCTCAGCGTGAGTATTACCCAGCAGCAGCTCTCTTCTGCTCCACTTCTGCTGTTGGTGGAAACGCATGAGAAGGAAAGAAACCAGTTTTACTTTCTACTCCCAGGGTTAATCTGCACACTAAATCTGCAGTCAGTGAGGCTCAgtagacagtggttctcaacctttccagaccactgtacccctttcaggagtccgaTTCATCTTGcacaccccaagtttcacctcacttaaaaattacttgcttacaaaatcagacttaaaaatacaaaagtcgCAGCATACCTATtggaaaaattgcttactttctcattttgtgtatgacattttagtttgtactgatttcactagtgctttttatgtagcctgttgtaaaaccttgcaaatatctagatgagttgatgtaccgcCTGGAAGACCTcggcatacccccaggggtatgcataTCCCTGGCTGAGAACACTGCAGTAGAGAACCACCACGATGCTACTTGTACAAACACACTATAAAAAGAATGActagggggtgggatggggaggagtctAGATGAATATGGTGGAAAGTATTGCTCAGTTGGAATGACACTGTATTTAAAGTAGACTAGGCCATTTTGGGATGTAAGAGTTTAACCAGTTAACCAATAGTGTTGATGCTTATCAGTTTCTGTTAATAATTAAACTCCGTCCAGGGTCCCTCTCGGCTGCTGGCCACGCGTGCCTGGGGAGCCCTGGGCGTGAGggtggcagcagggagccccGTGTAAAATatgagggtgctgcagcaccctgtcGCCCCTAGTTCCCCAGGTGAGCGTTTAATTGTGTAACTGAATTTTAATCAGTTACACGGTTACTGTTTTTACATGTTGTTTACATCCCTAATGCCATTAGGTAACCCCAAAACTTCTGTCTGATTCTCTTGCTGCCTAAAACGTACTACCTTCATTAGGTGTTTCAGTCACATTAATAGTAGTCTCTATTAATAAATGGGCATTATTTGATCCTTTAGTCCAGGCATGCAGGCCCAAAAAAATTCAGAAGTGTCCACTGACTTGGTTTCCAATCTGAGACACCTGGGacttggttttcagaggtgccaaCCATCACAGATTcatttgaagtcagtaggagctgtGGGCGCCCTATACCTCTGGAGTCACTGAGTTAAGCACCCAAAAACTGGAAGCTAGTTTGGATAATGTTGGCTGCTAAGCATTGGGCATGTCTCTCTAGACACCTAGTTCTGAGATCCTTTCAAATAAGAGGCCTTCTCAAAAGTGAAGGATGTCTTGATGATATCTACTGGCTTTGCTGCAGGTTGCACACTGAGATAAGTGCATGGTTTGTCCATTAATATTAATTTACATATTTGTATTAGCTCCTAGAGACCCCAAATCTGTAGGCCTTGCTATAGAAACTAGATCCTGACTACTGCAGAGAATGCTGCACCTTGGTGGAGTGTAGGTGTATGTTACTGTTTTGAAATGGAGTGTGAGAGAAACAAGTAAACTCAACATAAAGATTTAAACTTGAGtctaatggggtggggggggagggaaatgttCTGTGTAAAAAGTAGACTGTTCAGATCCCAATTTCAATTTGCCTGTCACATACAGGCAGAATGCTGGCATCCCAAAACACAGGACTTTCCTCTTTTAGAGGAAGACAACTAATGTGGTTGGGAGGTGGGTTATCCAAAGCCACATTCTGATGAGCTGATTGGACCTTTCTGATGTCATCAATGGACTTTGTCACTGAATTGTGGACAAAAAGCATCCATGTCCATTGTGTTAAATTGGATGGGGGTGTGGCTGGAATGTTGACTTTTGGGGTTTTGGCATTCTTTGGGGACAGGTGTGGAGAGAGGAAGTTGCAGGAGCAAAGAGCCCCTGACTAAAGGAGGGAGTGATTATTTTAAACTACCCCATCTCCCACCCCAACTGCCGTGTGTGGTtcgttttttttttgtttttttttcccaagcCCTGTGTTGTCCCTTTTAGCCACTCAATTCACTTGTCCTGTAGAAGTCAAATGTTAAAGGAATTGAGTTGAAATTGGCTGCTGTGAAAAACGTGTTGAAAGGACAGCTCAGGTTCTGGGATAATGGGCCAAGGGAGAAAGGGTCCAAATACCCCAGAGAAtctcttaaattaaaaaaaaaagagagagagagatggggaggggtTAGTCAAATGTCCATATTGGTCTTTTTTTCTAGTAATTTATTTTCATAGTGGAAAGATCGATTACATAAACTCAGCAAAACCTTTTGAACAGAAGTCTCCTGTCTATCTTATTCTTTGAAATGATAGTGAGTTTCCCTTTATGCTGCTAATATGTCCTGCTTAAAATAGCCTTCAGATTCTTCAGTGTTTTGTTAAATACATTTCagttttctgaaaatcccatttttAAAGTTGAAACTTACTTttatctttttaaagaaaaaaccaaACCCGTAGtgcccttttttttaaaaaaaaatatttaaaataggaAAACTAACTGTaaaatgaacaggagtacttgtggcaccttagagactaaccaacttatttgagcataagcttttgtgggctaaaacgcACTTCATCGGTTGCattcagtggaaaatacagtaggaagacagacacacagacacagaccccccccccccccattgggtGTTACCAAACACACTATAatgagtgatcagttaaggtgaactGTAAAATGTCTGTGTAGATCCCTGAGCTGAATTCCTTCTAATGCAGTGTATTCTTCATGGTTTCAGCTATTACCGTGGTGCggttggggccctccttgtctaTGACATTGCCAAACATCTCACCTATGAGAATGTCGAGCGTTGGTTAAAGGAGCTCCGGGATCATGCAGACAACAATATTGTCATCATGCTGGTGGGAAACAAGAGTGACCTGCGCCATCTGAGAGCTGTGCCCACCGACGAGGCCCGGGCTTTTGCAGGTTTGTGGACTGCGTGTTTTATCTGTTAAGCTGGTGTTTTAACTTCAGCA
This sequence is a window from Mauremys reevesii isolate NIE-2019 linkage group 26, ASM1616193v1, whole genome shotgun sequence. Protein-coding genes within it:
- the RAB11B gene encoding ras-related protein Rab-11B isoform X2: MKHEFLSDLAHSVVLIGDSGVGKSNLLSRFTRNEFNLESKSTIGVEFATRSIQVDGKTIKAQIWDTAGQERYRAITSAYYRGAVGALLVYDIAKHLTYENVERWLKELRDHADNNIVIMLVGNKSDLRHLRAVPTDEARAFAEKNNLSFIETSALDSTNVEEAFKNILTEIYRIVSQKQIADRSAHDESPGNNVVDISVPPTTDGQKSNKLQCCQNL
- the RAB11B gene encoding ras-related protein Rab-11B isoform X3, with translation MVVLIGDSGVGKSNLLSRFTRNEFNLESKSTIGVEFATRSIQVDGKTIKAQIWDTAGQERYRAITSAYYRGAVGALLVYDIAKHLTYENVERWLKELRDHADNNIVIMLVGNKSDLRHLRAVPTDEARAFAEKNNLSFIETSALDSTNVEEAFKNILTEIYRIVSQKQIADRSAHDESPGNNVVDISVPPTTDGQKSNKLQCCQNL
- the RAB11B gene encoding ras-related protein Rab-11B isoform X1, whose translation is MGTRDDEYDYLFKVVLIGDSGVGKSNLLSRFTRNEFNLESKSTIGVEFATRSIQVDGKTIKAQIWDTAGQERYRAITSAYYRGAVGALLVYDIAKHLTYENVERWLKELRDHADNNIVIMLVGNKSDLRHLRAVPTDEARAFAEKNNLSFIETSALDSTNVEEAFKNILTEIYRIVSQKQIADRSAHDESPGNNVVDISVPPTTDGQKSNKLQCCQNL